The following coding sequences lie in one Glycine max cultivar Williams 82 chromosome 19, Glycine_max_v4.0, whole genome shotgun sequence genomic window:
- the LOC100527793 gene encoding coiled-coil domain-containing protein 115 isoform X1, protein MEEEHQCSGSGEEPQTQEPDGEDQQLQHQCQVPRAEEKFVLQFMDSMDNYLSLFDAVSSTLRQGWFDLASARHSMGASRINSSLLDLKFHSAATTLKITNYDGTQPCFMLRKWVSSEHESSQLEDENVQSQDGSSVKSSEVTMAKNSSGLVENAEVQNERSKSLSIFGVLISPKLRASQLSFEKALETLIEIANMQSSLLYSFHQLRRVEDTKE, encoded by the exons ATGGAAGAAGAGCATCAATGTTCTGGAAGTGGTGAAGAACCACAGACACAGGAACCAGATGGAGAAGATCAACAGCTGCAGCATCAATGCCAAGTACCTCGAGCTGAAGAGAAATTTGTATTGCAATTTATGGATTCGATGGATAACTACCTATCCCTCTTTGATGCAGTGTCCTCCACACTTCGACAG GGATGGTTTGACTTAGCAAGTGCTCGACATTCCATGGGTGCTTCTCGCATTAATAGTTCTTTATTGGACCTGAAATTTCATTCAGCTGCTACAACATTGAAGATAACCAACTATGATG GTACACAGCCATGCTTCATGTTGCGTAAATGGGTATCCTCTGAACATGAAAGTTCTCAGTTAGAAGATGAGAATGTGCAGTCACAAGATGGTAGTAGTGTCAAATCTTCTG AGGTGACCATGGCTAAAAACTCATCAGGACTTGTAGAAAATGCTGAA GTTCAAAATGAGCGATCCAAGTCCTTGTCAATTTTTGGAGTTTTAATTTCCCCAAAGCTTCGAGCCTCCCAGCTGTCATTTGAGAAAG CACTAGAGACACTCATAGAAATAGCCAATATGCAATCGTCATTGTTATATTCTTTTCACCAACTTCGAAGGGTGGAAGAtaccaaagaataa
- the LOC100527793 gene encoding coiled-coil domain-containing protein 115 isoform X2: protein MEEEHQCSGSGEEPQTQEPDGEDQQLQHQCQVPRAEEKFVLQFMDSMDNYLSLFDAVSSTLRQGWFDLASARHSMGASRINSSLLDLKFHSAATTLKITNYDGTQPCFMLRKWVSSEHESSQLEDENVQSQDGSSVKSSGLVENAEVQNERSKSLSIFGVLISPKLRASQLSFEKALETLIEIANMQSSLLYSFHQLRRVEDTKE, encoded by the exons ATGGAAGAAGAGCATCAATGTTCTGGAAGTGGTGAAGAACCACAGACACAGGAACCAGATGGAGAAGATCAACAGCTGCAGCATCAATGCCAAGTACCTCGAGCTGAAGAGAAATTTGTATTGCAATTTATGGATTCGATGGATAACTACCTATCCCTCTTTGATGCAGTGTCCTCCACACTTCGACAG GGATGGTTTGACTTAGCAAGTGCTCGACATTCCATGGGTGCTTCTCGCATTAATAGTTCTTTATTGGACCTGAAATTTCATTCAGCTGCTACAACATTGAAGATAACCAACTATGATG GTACACAGCCATGCTTCATGTTGCGTAAATGGGTATCCTCTGAACATGAAAGTTCTCAGTTAGAAGATGAGAATGTGCAGTCACAAGATGGTAGTAGTGTCAAATCTTCTG GACTTGTAGAAAATGCTGAA GTTCAAAATGAGCGATCCAAGTCCTTGTCAATTTTTGGAGTTTTAATTTCCCCAAAGCTTCGAGCCTCCCAGCTGTCATTTGAGAAAG CACTAGAGACACTCATAGAAATAGCCAATATGCAATCGTCATTGTTATATTCTTTTCACCAACTTCGAAGGGTGGAAGAtaccaaagaataa
- the LOC100818215 gene encoding histone H2AX: MSSTEVAATTKKGGRGKPKTTKSVSRSSKAGLQFPVGRVARYLKAGRYAQRVGSGSPVYLSAVLEYLAAEVLELAGNAARDNKKTRIVPRHIQLAVRNDEELSKLMGSVTIANGGVLPNIHQNLLPKKAAGKGKPEIGSASQEF; encoded by the exons ATGAGTTCCACAGAGGTCGCAGCCACAACGAAGAAGGGTGGAAGAGGGAAACCCAAGACCACAAAGTCCGTTTCCCGTTCCTCCAAAGCCGGCCTTCAGTTCCCCGTCGGCCGCGTCGCTCGCTACCTCAAGGCCGGTCGCTATGCCCAGCGCGTTGGTTCCGGTTCCCCTGTTTACCTATCTGCGGTTCTCGAATACCTTGCCGCTGAG GTTTTGGAGCTTGCCGGCAACGCTGCGAGGGACAACAAGAAGACGAGGATCGTTCCTAGGCACATTCAACTTGCGGTGAGGAACGATGAGGAGTTGAGCAAGCTGATGGGGTCTGTGACCATTGCCAATGGTGGTGTTCTGCCTAACATTCACCAGAATTTGTTGCCCAAGAAGGCCGCTGGCAAGGGAAAGCCCGAGATTGGATCTGCCAGTCAGGAGTTTTAG
- the LOC100527793 gene encoding coiled-coil domain-containing protein 115 isoform X3, with the protein MEEEHQCSGSGEEPQTQEPDGEDQQLQHQCQVPRAEEKFVLQFMDSMDNYLSLFDAVSSTLRQGWFDLASARHSMGASRINSSLLDLKFHSAATTLKITNYDGTQPCFMLRKWVSSEHESSQLEDENVQSQDGSSVKSSENAEVQNERSKSLSIFGVLISPKLRASQLSFEKALETLIEIANMQSSLLYSFHQLRRVEDTKE; encoded by the exons ATGGAAGAAGAGCATCAATGTTCTGGAAGTGGTGAAGAACCACAGACACAGGAACCAGATGGAGAAGATCAACAGCTGCAGCATCAATGCCAAGTACCTCGAGCTGAAGAGAAATTTGTATTGCAATTTATGGATTCGATGGATAACTACCTATCCCTCTTTGATGCAGTGTCCTCCACACTTCGACAG GGATGGTTTGACTTAGCAAGTGCTCGACATTCCATGGGTGCTTCTCGCATTAATAGTTCTTTATTGGACCTGAAATTTCATTCAGCTGCTACAACATTGAAGATAACCAACTATGATG GTACACAGCCATGCTTCATGTTGCGTAAATGGGTATCCTCTGAACATGAAAGTTCTCAGTTAGAAGATGAGAATGTGCAGTCACAAGATGGTAGTAGTGTCAAATCTTCTG AAAATGCTGAA GTTCAAAATGAGCGATCCAAGTCCTTGTCAATTTTTGGAGTTTTAATTTCCCCAAAGCTTCGAGCCTCCCAGCTGTCATTTGAGAAAG CACTAGAGACACTCATAGAAATAGCCAATATGCAATCGTCATTGTTATATTCTTTTCACCAACTTCGAAGGGTGGAAGAtaccaaagaataa
- the LOC106797393 gene encoding protein MAIN-LIKE 2-like, with amino-acid sequence MGYLKINSSLITALIERWRPETHTFHLRCGEATITLQDVSVLLGLHTEGAPLIGQTNLDWAELCEELLGVRPQEGELQGSVVKLSWLAHHFSEINIHDGNVEQLQRFTRAWILRFIGGVLFVDKSSSKVSLRYLQFLRDFEQCSTYAWRPAVLAYLYREMCSATDYKIKSIGGMCILIQMWAWERCTTLAPKRTPPIMENKPLGHRWLRRGNQHIGNDDLIVFRRKLDIMKRHEVTRSSCIC; translated from the exons ATGGGGTACCTGAAAATTAATTCTTCATTAATTACAGccttgattgaaagatggaggcccgagACACACACGTTTCACTTGAGATGCGGAGAGGCTAcgattactcttcaagatgtgTCAGTCTTGTTAGGTCTTCATACTGAGggggcaccattaattggtcagactaatcttgattgggctgaattgtgtgaagaattattgggagtcagaccacaggaaggtgaacttcaaggcagtgtggtcaaattaagttggctggctcaccatttttcaGAAATAAATATCCATGACGGGAACGTAgaacaattacaaaggtttacccgtgcatgGATCCTCAGATTCATAGGAGGAGTTCTatttgttgacaaaagcagCAGTAAAGTTTCCCTAAGGTACCTCCAATTTTTACGGGACTTTGAACAGTGCAGCACGTATGCATGGAGACCTGCCGTGCTTGCTTATTTatacagagagatgtgcagcgccaccgattacaaaataaaatcaatcggaggtatgtgcatcctaatccaaatgtgggcatgggaacgctgcacgactttggctccaaagagaACTCCTCCTATAATGGAAAACAAACCACTCGGACAcag gtggctgcgacgtggaaaccaacatattggcaatgatgatctaatagttttccgtcgcaaattggatatcatgaaacgacatgaggtaaCAAGATCATCAtgtatttgttaa
- the PTS-L5 gene encoding dirigent-like protein precursor produces MANFKTFFISQTLTLTLLFSTLVTATYHHNISPSLVRSREKLTHLHFYLHEIFTSEKPSNIVIDPPKVVASSPLPFGSQVVIEDPLTIGPDVKSKEIGKAQGFYLSATQRPGLELEIVMGMALTFLEGEFNGSSLSVLGRNKIFNEVRELPIIGGTGEFRFARGYILARTVKVDYHKGDATVEYNAYVYHYSSTSSSSSPHLFNQGLHLCHGDY; encoded by the coding sequence ATGGCCAATTTCAAAACTTTCTTCATTTcccaaaccctaaccctaaccctccTTTTCTCCACCCTAGTGACTGCCACTTACCACCACAACATCTCTCCAAGTCTTGTACGTTCTCGTGAGAAGCTGACCCACCTTCACTTCTACTTGCATGAAATTTTTACTAGCGAAAAACCCTCGAACATCGTAATCGACCCCCCCAAGGTGGTAGCCAGCTCTCCACTTCCATTTGGGTCGCAAGTGGTGATCGAGGACCCATTAACAATTGGGCCTGATGTGAAGTCCAAAGAAATAGGCAAGGCCCAAGGGTTTTACCTATCCGCAACCCAAAGGCCCGGTTTGGAGTTAGAGATAGTCATGGGGATGGCTTTGACCTTCTTAGAAGGCGAATTCAACGGTAGCAGTTTAAGTGTATTGGGGAGAAACAAAATCTTCAATGAGGTAAGGGAGTTGCCAATTATTGGTGGCACGGGTGAGTTTCGCTTCGCACGTGGCTATATCCTTGCTAGGACTGTCAAGGTCGATTACCATAAAGGGGATGCTACCGTCGAATACAATGCATATGTCTACCATTATTCTTCCACCAGCTCTTCTTCCTCTCCCCACCTTTTTAATCAGGGACTTCATTTATGTCATGGAGACTACTAA